The following proteins come from a genomic window of candidate division KSB1 bacterium:
- a CDS encoding dodecin domain-containing protein, giving the protein MADSVYKVIELVGTSTVSWEDAAKTAVERASKSLEDLRVAEVVDQDMKIEDGKVTVFRTKVRLSFRFRD; this is encoded by the coding sequence ATGGCTGACAGTGTATATAAAGTTATTGAATTGGTAGGAACCAGCACTGTATCCTGGGAAGATGCAGCAAAAACTGCAGTTGAAAGAGCCAGTAAGTCCCTTGAAGATTTGAGGGTTGCGGAAGTGGTTGACCAGGATATGAAAATTGAAGACGGTAAAGTTACCGTATTCAGAACGAAAGTCAGGTTGTCTTTTCGTTTTCGCGACTAA